In one Neobacillus sp. CF12 genomic region, the following are encoded:
- a CDS encoding class II fructose-bisphosphate aldolase: MAKNSNLVNVLPLKEVLIEAEKKGYAIGSFSPRYTPMIRPVLRAGEKTKSPLIVQISQKELERYGITPFEFGEEFYKAIEEEKITVPVVLHLDHTKEFSVIEDTIEAGFTSVMIDASEKELDENIAISKEVVKFAHAKGVSVEAELGKIGTTDFVETDKDEELYTDPEEALKFVNETGCDALAVSVGTAHGVYLVKQPKVDVDRLRAIRKLTPVHLVLHGGSGVPSEMIKEATKLPNGGISKVNIATDLELALLNALGRKERMTNEECKALSKEQLEIARNAVEATVIEKIQYFLGSAEQAESFQA, encoded by the coding sequence ATGGCAAAGAATAGTAATCTAGTAAATGTACTGCCGTTAAAAGAAGTATTAATAGAAGCTGAAAAAAAGGGCTATGCAATTGGTTCTTTCTCACCACGATATACTCCAATGATTCGCCCGGTTTTACGAGCTGGAGAAAAGACAAAATCTCCATTGATTGTCCAAATTTCTCAAAAAGAATTAGAACGGTATGGCATTACCCCGTTTGAATTTGGAGAAGAATTTTACAAGGCCATTGAGGAAGAAAAAATTACAGTGCCAGTTGTTCTTCATCTTGATCATACAAAGGAATTCTCCGTTATAGAGGATACGATTGAAGCAGGGTTTACTTCTGTCATGATTGATGCTTCTGAGAAAGAGCTGGATGAAAATATTGCCATCAGTAAAGAAGTGGTTAAATTTGCTCATGCAAAAGGTGTTTCTGTCGAAGCGGAACTTGGAAAAATCGGAACAACTGATTTTGTGGAAACTGACAAAGATGAAGAGCTCTATACAGACCCTGAGGAAGCACTGAAGTTTGTGAATGAGACTGGCTGTGATGCGCTGGCTGTTTCGGTCGGAACGGCACATGGTGTCTATCTAGTCAAACAGCCAAAGGTCGACGTTGACCGCTTAAGGGCAATCAGAAAATTAACCCCGGTTCATTTAGTTCTTCACGGAGGATCCGGTGTACCATCTGAAATGATTAAAGAGGCGACAAAGCTTCCGAATGGCGGTATAAGTAAAGTTAATATCGCAACCGATTTAGAACTTGCACTTCTAAACGCCCTTGGAAGAAAAGAAAGAATGACCAACGAGGAGTGCAAAGCACTTTCAAAGGAGCAGTTAGAAATTGCTCGAAATGCAGTTGAGGCAACAGTAATTGAAAAAATCCAGTACTTTCTTGGAAGCGCGGAACAGGCAGAAAGCTTTCAAGCATAA
- a CDS encoding protein O-GlcNAcase has translation MTQSPFPIRGVIEGFYGLFYTAPERNDLISFIADHGFNLYIYGPKNDRQHRARWREPYPDFIMEQFAETVAHSRNIGVDFSYSIGSGVSINYASEEDFQLITEKFKAFYEIGVRNFMIMLDDIAAEFHHEEERQMFASYAEAHVHVANRLILWLKSLDKTCRLSLCPTDYHGIAPFSDYIHELGKGLNKEIDIFYTGPEICSKTISEQDAADFASAVQRKPIIWDNYPVNDLAMTSEMHIGPISGREASLTKVCKGFIVNTMSQAEASKIALLTFSDFFNHPKEYDPWTSWDHALKTIGGEENYEALRLFAENCLYSCLDYPAAASLEQLTSKALCALQSGEKASVSQDIQNLYDYLIELDEAGYQLKFRMTNYALRNNLVQWIELMESWAWAGRRAIDVLRTMENNEDIRSPLNWLQESANEVRNHPKRYAGNVLFPLIEHVESKVFEEKGSCIL, from the coding sequence ATGACCCAATCCCCTTTCCCTATTAGAGGGGTTATTGAAGGATTTTATGGATTATTTTACACGGCTCCCGAGCGAAATGATTTAATCTCCTTTATTGCGGATCATGGATTTAATCTATACATATATGGACCGAAAAATGACCGCCAGCATCGCGCCCGCTGGAGGGAGCCTTATCCTGATTTCATTATGGAACAGTTTGCTGAAACAGTAGCTCATTCAAGGAACATTGGAGTAGATTTCTCCTACAGTATTGGTTCTGGTGTTTCAATTAATTATGCATCGGAAGAGGATTTTCAATTAATTACTGAAAAATTTAAAGCATTTTATGAGATTGGTGTCAGAAATTTTATGATCATGCTAGATGACATAGCTGCTGAATTTCATCATGAGGAAGAGCGGCAAATGTTCGCCAGTTATGCCGAAGCACATGTTCATGTTGCGAATCGACTGATTCTTTGGTTAAAATCACTTGATAAAACGTGCAGGCTCTCTCTCTGTCCAACTGATTATCATGGTATAGCGCCATTCAGCGACTATATTCATGAACTGGGTAAAGGATTAAACAAAGAAATTGACATCTTTTATACAGGGCCTGAGATTTGTTCGAAAACAATTTCGGAACAAGATGCAGCTGACTTTGCATCGGCGGTCCAAAGAAAGCCGATTATTTGGGATAACTACCCTGTTAATGATTTAGCTATGACTAGTGAAATGCATATCGGTCCTATCAGCGGCCGCGAAGCGTCTCTTACAAAAGTGTGTAAAGGGTTTATTGTCAATACGATGAGCCAGGCAGAAGCATCTAAAATTGCTTTGCTAACATTCTCGGATTTTTTCAACCACCCGAAGGAATATGACCCGTGGACCTCATGGGATCATGCCCTGAAAACAATTGGTGGTGAGGAAAACTACGAGGCTTTACGTCTCTTTGCTGAAAATTGCCTGTATTCATGCCTCGATTATCCGGCGGCAGCATCATTGGAGCAGTTAACTTCAAAAGCCCTTTGTGCCCTTCAATCAGGTGAAAAAGCATCTGTTAGCCAAGATATTCAAAATCTGTATGATTACCTGATCGAACTAGACGAAGCGGGGTACCAACTTAAATTCAGAATGACCAATTATGCTTTGCGCAATAATCTGGTCCAATGGATAGAACTCATGGAAAGCTGGGCATGGGCAGGAAGAAGGGCGATCGACGTTTTAAGGACAATGGAAAACAATGAGGACATTCGGTCCCCTCTCAACTGGCTGCAGGAGTCGGCCAATGAAGTACGGAACCATCCAAAGCGGTATGCTGGGAACGTCCTATTCCCATTGATTGAGCACGTTGAGTCGAAAGTCTTTGAGGAAAAGGGGTCATGCATACTATGA